CATCGCTGAGGCGAACCTTCATATGGTGAATTCGCTGGGCATCACCCCCAATGTCTTGACGGCACCAGCGGGCGGCGATGCTCTCAGCCTTGTTTTTGGCGGATAGATGTCCCTGTTTAAGGGGAATGGTATATTTCTCTGTAACGAATCCCGCCAAAAAACCACTTTCAAAAGGTTGTAATTTTTGAAGGTTCCACCGTGCGATTTTTGGTGGCACCCGACCCGATCTTTGTTTGGATGCCTGTACCAAGGTATCATCCACAAACCCGGATACACTTCCTGAAACGGGTGTCCAGCGGGTTTTACGAACTTGTCTTGTTTGCTTACGGCCCTTACTGTCGCGGTATGTTTCCGTTACGTAATAATAATCGCCCCGCTCGCCAGAGTAAGTGGCCTTTAGCTGCGCATCGAACGTCCAGTAGGGCAGGTAGAGGCCCTTGGTAAACTGCGGGTCCAAGGCCGCCTTTTTCAATTTGTTGGGGGCAAACCATAAGCGCTTTACCCAAGCCTGAAAGATTTTATGTGAAGCTTTTTGGTCGATTTGGAAAGGCAGCACCGCACCGGGCAAGATCCACTCTTCTTTTTTGGCATCCTCCAAGATCAGGGGCATGCTGCAATACACACAATGCAATGATTTGTAGTTTTCCTCAACATGCTGGGTGGCCCCACAGTTTTTGCAATGCAGCATGGCGATTTCCTCACTATGCTTTTGGGCACCCATTTCCTGTAGATAGGGGTACAGCTCCAATTCCTCAAAACCCAGTCCGTCAACGGCAATGGCTTCTTCGTGCCCGCAGTACTCACAGTTGATCACCGTGGTGCCGGGCTTGTATTTCAGCTCTGCCCCACAGTTGATACAGGCTTTTTTGAGTTCGGTATGTTGAAGTTTTTGATCTTTCATTTTGTCATTCCCGCGAAAGCGGGAATCTTGTTATTATGGATTCCTGTTTTCACAGGAATGACAAAGAGTGATTTTGATTTACGTACGCAGTGGGCAGATTGCATCGCTTTTCTCACGACTGCCCCTTCAACTGTTTGCCCGTCCGGCAGGCGGGCGCCCAGTATTGCAGCTCGAAGTTACCACCCGGTATTACATGTTGAAAAGTCAACCGTTGGGCAATGGCGGTGGCGTATTGCCCCCCAAGAATGATTTGAGCTCCTCAACCTCCTGCAAGGGAGCCCAATTTGCCATGCCCTGCTTCCAGACCAGACTTTCTTTGTTGATGGTACGGTTGGCAAACAATGCCTTTAATTGGTCAAAGCTAACAGGCCCTTGCTGTGTGCCGTTCACGGCATAGTAGTACTGAACGGCCACCGGCATGGGTGGTGGCACCGCTGCACCTGCTTGCGGCACAGGCTGCTGTCCGCCCAATTGTGTTCCGCCCATC
This portion of the Flagellimonas lutaonensis genome encodes:
- a CDS encoding DNA helicase PriA, which codes for MKDQKLQHTELKKACINCGAELKYKPGTTVINCEYCGHEEAIAVDGLGFEELELYPYLQEMGAQKHSEEIAMLHCKNCGATQHVEENYKSLHCVYCSMPLILEDAKKEEWILPGAVLPFQIDQKASHKIFQAWVKRLWFAPNKLKKAALDPQFTKGLYLPYWTFDAQLKATYSGERGDYYYVTETYRDSKGRKQTRQVRKTRWTPVSGSVSGFVDDTLVQASKQRSGRVPPKIARWNLQKLQPFESGFLAGFVTEKYTIPLKQGHLSAKNKAESIAARWCRQDIGGDAQRIHHMKVRLSDETFKHILLPVYVSAYRYRGKEYNFFINGENGAISGTRPYSFWKIFFAILFGLIVVGIIVILSK